A genomic segment from Spinacia oleracea cultivar Varoflay chromosome 3, BTI_SOV_V1, whole genome shotgun sequence encodes:
- the LOC110784067 gene encoding protein SRC2 homolog, with amino-acid sequence MASRYEVEVTLSSAKDIKNVNWSYGPTKPYAIMWFDPDRKIASRTDDEGDTKPKWNQKLMVPLNGPVEDATLHIDVVHYAGPDEDTKPFIGSAKLDLRDVVDEVGFGASGIRKLKLKRSSGRPQGKLEIEVIVRERHYSPSPYPPYPPPGHHHDQVTSRDVDHYGTQHYGGYGQPPIGYEQNPGGYGQHPGGYDPNPEGYGQPPAGYGQNQTGYESQQGYGQPEEKKKSSYGGIGTGIAIGAAAGILGGLALAEGYDQFTDHVAEEAAEKVEEDREDDDDDDDDDDDE; translated from the exons ATGGCCTCAAGGTACGAGGTAGAAGTAACACTATCATCCGCCAAAGACATCAAAAATGTCAACTGGAGTTATGGACCCACAAAGCCGTACGCCATAATGTGGTTCGACCCTGACCGTAAAATTGCAAGCCGGACCGACGACGAGGGGGATACAAAACCCAAATGGAACCAAAAACTCATGGTTCCCCTCAATGGTCCGGTCGAGGATGCAACCCTCCACATCGACGTGGTCCACTACGCGGGTCCCGATGAGGACACCAAGCCCTTCATCGGGTCTGCGAAGCTCGATCTACGTGACGTGGTTGACGAGGTGGGTTTCGGGGCTAGTGGGATTCGTAAACTTAAGCTCAAGCGTTCCTCTGGGAGGCCTCAGGGGAAGCTTGAGATCGAAGTCATTGTCCGTGAGCGACACTATAGCCCGAGCCCTTACCCACCCTACCCTCCACCGGGACATCATCATGATCAGGTGACGTCTAGGGATGTTGACCACTATGGCACTCAACATTACGGAGGCTATGGCCAGCCCCCGATAG GTTACGAGCAGAACCCGGGAGGGTATGGGCAGCACCCGGGAGGTTACGACCCGAACCCGGAAGGATACGGGCAGCCCCCAGCAGGTTACGGGCAGAACCAGACAGGTTATGAGTCGCAACAAGGATACGGGCAACCTGAAGAGAAGAAGAAGAGCAGTTATGGAGGAATTGGTACAGGAATAGCTATAGGTGCAGCTGCAGGAATTCTGGGTGGATTAGCTTTAGCTGAAGGGTATGATCAGTTTACTGATCATGTTGCAGAAGAGGCAGCTGAGAAGGTTGAAGAAGATCGAGAGGATGATGACGACGATGACGACGATGATGATGACGAATGA
- the LOC110784099 gene encoding DUF21 domain-containing protein At2g14520 isoform X2: MDHSICKLSPIADVLPLSLVDLEVLAKSGQPNDRRNAEKILPLVKNQHLLLCTLLIYNAMAMEALPIFLDALLPAWASVVISVTLILAFGEIIPQSICSQYGLSVGAKLSVLVRVLVVLLLPISYPISKLLDCLLGKGHSALLRRSELKTFVDLHANEAGKGGELTHDETTIIGGALDLTTKTAKDVMTNLSKVFSLDIDAKLDMDTMELIMSKGHSRVPIYSGSPSNIIGLILVKNLVICRPEDETPIRNLTIRKISRFYDQLPLYDILNLFQKGHSHMGVVVRKQDVKDMSDATSNSAISVVKANGIAKPEQSERKGANHQHRRKEQKKTSKNTSIVHSTKTGTHNLQMIDAMELGKNVILHHEEDTVLQIPDLDSCLDPNEEIIGIITMEDVMEELLQEEIYDETDDYVDVHNKIQINMLSAIRSSPKSTGTTLVSHRSWSPGASSPLSYHNTPILQSPTQSFVPSPLIRPSLLSSPMKSRLASPSIFSGSPTHTSPLKQASGISYEKLRH; encoded by the exons ATGGACCACTCAATTTGCAAACTGAGTCCAATTGCTGATGTACTTCCACTGAG CCTAGTTGATCTTGAGGTTCTTGCAAAGTCTGGCCAGCCCAATGACAGGAGAAATGCAG AAAAGATTTTGCCTCTTGTTAAAAATCAGCACTTGCTACTCTGTACCCTACTCATATATAATGCCATGGCCATGGAG GCTTTGCCAATTTTCCTTGATGCGCTTCTCCCTGCATGGGCTTCCGTAGTGATATCAGTCACTCTTATACTTGCGTTTGGTGAG ATCATACCCCAATCCATTTGCTCTCAGTATGGATTAAGCGTGGGTGCAAAACTTTCTGTTTTGGTCCGTGTACTTGTCGTTCTACTACTGCCCATTTCTTATCCTATTAGCAAG CTGTTAGACTGCTTGCTAGGCAAAGGCCATTCTGCTTTGCTGAGACGCTCAGAGCTGAAAACTTTTGTGGACCTACATGCCAACGAG GCAGGTAAAGGTGGCGAGTTGACCCATGATGAAACTACTATCATCGGTGGAGCTTTGGATTTAACAACAAAGACTGCTAAAGATGTTATGACAAACCTGTCTAAAGTATTTTCCCTTGATATAGATGCTAAACTTGACAT GGACACAATGGAGCTGATAATGAGCAAGGGGCATAGTCGAGTTCCTATATACTCTGGAAGCCCTTCAAATATCATAGGTCTTATATTG GTAAAAAATTTGGTTATTTGCCGCCCTGAAGATGAAACTCCAATAAGAAATCTTACTATTAGAAAGATCTCCAG ATTCTATGATCAATTGCCACTGTATGATATACTGAACCTATTTCAAAAGGGTCATAGCCATATGGGTGTAGTTGTTAGAAAACAAGACGTGAAAGATATGTCAGATGCTACTTCCAATTCTGCAATATCTGTGGTAAAGGCGAATGGAATAGCAAAACCCGAACAATCAGAAAGAAAAG GGGCGAATCATCAGCACCGtagaaaagaacaaaagaaaacatCAAAGAACACATCCATTGTGCATTCAACCAAAACTGGAACTCATAATCTTCAAATGATTGATGCCATGGAGCTAGGAAAAAATGTAATTTTGCATCACGAAGAGGATACTGTTCTGCAGATACCTGATCTAGATTCTTGTCTAGATCCCAATGAAGAAATTATTGGTATAATCACAATGGAGGACGTTATGGAGGAATTGCTGCAG GAGGAAATATATGACGAGACTGACGATTATGTTGACGTACACAACAA GATACAAATCAATATGTTATCTGCCATAAGATCATCTCCAAAATCTACTGGAACCACATTAGTTTCACACCGAAGTTGGAGTCCAGGAGCATCATCACCTCTTTCTTATCACAATACTCCAATCTTGCAATCTCCTACACAATCATTTGTTCCATCACCCTTAATACGACCATCTCTTTTAAGCTCTCCTATGAAATCCAGATTAGCTTCTCCCTCTATATTCTCAGGTAGTCCTACACATACTTCTCCACTGAAGCAAGCATCAGGCATTTCATATGAGAAGCTGAGACATTGA
- the LOC110784099 gene encoding DUF21 domain-containing protein At2g14520 isoform X1: MAANDVPCCETMFWVYLTICVSLVCFAGLMSGLTLGLMSLSLVDLEVLAKSGQPNDRRNAEKILPLVKNQHLLLCTLLIYNAMAMEALPIFLDALLPAWASVVISVTLILAFGEIIPQSICSQYGLSVGAKLSVLVRVLVVLLLPISYPISKLLDCLLGKGHSALLRRSELKTFVDLHANEAGKGGELTHDETTIIGGALDLTTKTAKDVMTNLSKVFSLDIDAKLDMDTMELIMSKGHSRVPIYSGSPSNIIGLILVKNLVICRPEDETPIRNLTIRKISRFYDQLPLYDILNLFQKGHSHMGVVVRKQDVKDMSDATSNSAISVVKANGIAKPEQSERKGANHQHRRKEQKKTSKNTSIVHSTKTGTHNLQMIDAMELGKNVILHHEEDTVLQIPDLDSCLDPNEEIIGIITMEDVMEELLQEEIYDETDDYVDVHNKIQINMLSAIRSSPKSTGTTLVSHRSWSPGASSPLSYHNTPILQSPTQSFVPSPLIRPSLLSSPMKSRLASPSIFSGSPTHTSPLKQASGISYEKLRH; this comes from the exons ATGGCTGCAAATGATGTGCCTTGCTGTGAAACCATGTTTTGGGTTTATCTTACCATATGTGTGTCTCTTGTGTGCTTTGCTGGTCTTATGTCAGGTCTTACCCTAGGTCTCATGTCCCTCAGCCTAGTTGATCTTGAGGTTCTTGCAAAGTCTGGCCAGCCCAATGACAGGAGAAATGCAG AAAAGATTTTGCCTCTTGTTAAAAATCAGCACTTGCTACTCTGTACCCTACTCATATATAATGCCATGGCCATGGAG GCTTTGCCAATTTTCCTTGATGCGCTTCTCCCTGCATGGGCTTCCGTAGTGATATCAGTCACTCTTATACTTGCGTTTGGTGAG ATCATACCCCAATCCATTTGCTCTCAGTATGGATTAAGCGTGGGTGCAAAACTTTCTGTTTTGGTCCGTGTACTTGTCGTTCTACTACTGCCCATTTCTTATCCTATTAGCAAG CTGTTAGACTGCTTGCTAGGCAAAGGCCATTCTGCTTTGCTGAGACGCTCAGAGCTGAAAACTTTTGTGGACCTACATGCCAACGAG GCAGGTAAAGGTGGCGAGTTGACCCATGATGAAACTACTATCATCGGTGGAGCTTTGGATTTAACAACAAAGACTGCTAAAGATGTTATGACAAACCTGTCTAAAGTATTTTCCCTTGATATAGATGCTAAACTTGACAT GGACACAATGGAGCTGATAATGAGCAAGGGGCATAGTCGAGTTCCTATATACTCTGGAAGCCCTTCAAATATCATAGGTCTTATATTG GTAAAAAATTTGGTTATTTGCCGCCCTGAAGATGAAACTCCAATAAGAAATCTTACTATTAGAAAGATCTCCAG ATTCTATGATCAATTGCCACTGTATGATATACTGAACCTATTTCAAAAGGGTCATAGCCATATGGGTGTAGTTGTTAGAAAACAAGACGTGAAAGATATGTCAGATGCTACTTCCAATTCTGCAATATCTGTGGTAAAGGCGAATGGAATAGCAAAACCCGAACAATCAGAAAGAAAAG GGGCGAATCATCAGCACCGtagaaaagaacaaaagaaaacatCAAAGAACACATCCATTGTGCATTCAACCAAAACTGGAACTCATAATCTTCAAATGATTGATGCCATGGAGCTAGGAAAAAATGTAATTTTGCATCACGAAGAGGATACTGTTCTGCAGATACCTGATCTAGATTCTTGTCTAGATCCCAATGAAGAAATTATTGGTATAATCACAATGGAGGACGTTATGGAGGAATTGCTGCAG GAGGAAATATATGACGAGACTGACGATTATGTTGACGTACACAACAA GATACAAATCAATATGTTATCTGCCATAAGATCATCTCCAAAATCTACTGGAACCACATTAGTTTCACACCGAAGTTGGAGTCCAGGAGCATCATCACCTCTTTCTTATCACAATACTCCAATCTTGCAATCTCCTACACAATCATTTGTTCCATCACCCTTAATACGACCATCTCTTTTAAGCTCTCCTATGAAATCCAGATTAGCTTCTCCCTCTATATTCTCAGGTAGTCCTACACATACTTCTCCACTGAAGCAAGCATCAGGCATTTCATATGAGAAGCTGAGACATTGA
- the LOC110784098 gene encoding DUF21 domain-containing protein At4g14240 isoform X2, with the protein MQLEMLNSLAMAWNPTEVYRLSSEIDFGTFWWWFYAGLCIVFVLFAGLMSGLTLGLMSFNLVDLEILARSGTPTQQQQAASILPIVKKQHQLLVTLLLCNAAAMETLPLYLDKLFNQYVAIILSVTLVLSFGEVIPQAICTRYGLAVGANFIWFVRVLMIVTYPISFPISKVLDFLLGHDEALFRRAQLKALVSIHGEAAGQGGELTHDETTIINGALDLTEKTAREAMTPIESTFSLDVSSKLDWETMGKIQARGHSRVPVYSGNPKNLIGMLLTKSLLTVRPETETPVSAISIRNIPRHAFV; encoded by the exons ATGCAATTGGAGATGCTTAACTCTTTAGCCATGGCGTGGAACCCGACGGAGGTTTACCGGTTAAGCTCCGAAATCGATTTCGGTACTTTTTGGTGGTGGTTTTACGCCGGGTTATGTATCGTCTTCGTTCTATTTGCTGGTCTTATGTCTGGTTTAACGCTTGGTTTGATGTCTTTTAATCTTGTTGATTTGGAGATTCTTGCTCGTAGTGGTACTCCTACTCAACAACAACAAGCAG CTTCTATCCTTCCTATTGTTAAAAAGCAGCATCAACTTCTAGTGACATTGCTTTTATGCAATGCAGCCGCCATGGAG ACACTTCCTTTATACCTGGACAAGCTTTTTAATCAGTATGTAGCTATTATTCTATCTGTAACTTTGGTCCTATCTTTTGGGGAG GTTATTCCCCAAGCTATATGCACGAGATATGGCCTTGCTGTTGGTGCAAATTTTATATGGTTTGTACGCGTATTGATGATTGTAACCTATCCGATTTCTTTCCCGATTTCAaag GTGTTGGACTTCTTACTAGGACATGATGAAGCACTGTTCAGGAGAGCTCAACTGAAAGCACTCGTCTCCATTCATGGCGAAGCG gctGGACAGGGAGGTGAACTTACTCATGATGAGACAACAATTATTAATGGTGCATTAGATTTGacggagaag ACTGCTCGGGAAGCAATGACACCTATTGAGTCAACTTTTTCCCTGGACGTGAGCTCAAAGTTGGATTG GGAAACAATGGGAAAGATCCAAGCTCGTGGGCATAGTCGAGTACCTGTTTATTCTGgaaatccaaaaaatttaattggAATGCTTTTG
- the LOC110784099 gene encoding DUF21 domain-containing protein At2g14520 isoform X3, with amino-acid sequence MAYLMLLYSEKSLTLAKNKNLFLISLYLLIITEKILPLVKNQHLLLCTLLIYNAMAMEALPIFLDALLPAWASVVISVTLILAFGEIIPQSICSQYGLSVGAKLSVLVRVLVVLLLPISYPISKLLDCLLGKGHSALLRRSELKTFVDLHANEAGKGGELTHDETTIIGGALDLTTKTAKDVMTNLSKVFSLDIDAKLDMDTMELIMSKGHSRVPIYSGSPSNIIGLILVKNLVICRPEDETPIRNLTIRKISRFYDQLPLYDILNLFQKGHSHMGVVVRKQDVKDMSDATSNSAISVVKANGIAKPEQSERKGANHQHRRKEQKKTSKNTSIVHSTKTGTHNLQMIDAMELGKNVILHHEEDTVLQIPDLDSCLDPNEEIIGIITMEDVMEELLQEEIYDETDDYVDVHNKIQINMLSAIRSSPKSTGTTLVSHRSWSPGASSPLSYHNTPILQSPTQSFVPSPLIRPSLLSSPMKSRLASPSIFSGSPTHTSPLKQASGISYEKLRH; translated from the exons ATGGCTTATCTTATGCTATTATATTCTGAAAAGTCCTTGACacttgctaaaaataaaaacctcTTTCTCATTTCCTTGTACTTACTGATCATTACAGAAAAGATTTTGCCTCTTGTTAAAAATCAGCACTTGCTACTCTGTACCCTACTCATATATAATGCCATGGCCATGGAG GCTTTGCCAATTTTCCTTGATGCGCTTCTCCCTGCATGGGCTTCCGTAGTGATATCAGTCACTCTTATACTTGCGTTTGGTGAG ATCATACCCCAATCCATTTGCTCTCAGTATGGATTAAGCGTGGGTGCAAAACTTTCTGTTTTGGTCCGTGTACTTGTCGTTCTACTACTGCCCATTTCTTATCCTATTAGCAAG CTGTTAGACTGCTTGCTAGGCAAAGGCCATTCTGCTTTGCTGAGACGCTCAGAGCTGAAAACTTTTGTGGACCTACATGCCAACGAG GCAGGTAAAGGTGGCGAGTTGACCCATGATGAAACTACTATCATCGGTGGAGCTTTGGATTTAACAACAAAGACTGCTAAAGATGTTATGACAAACCTGTCTAAAGTATTTTCCCTTGATATAGATGCTAAACTTGACAT GGACACAATGGAGCTGATAATGAGCAAGGGGCATAGTCGAGTTCCTATATACTCTGGAAGCCCTTCAAATATCATAGGTCTTATATTG GTAAAAAATTTGGTTATTTGCCGCCCTGAAGATGAAACTCCAATAAGAAATCTTACTATTAGAAAGATCTCCAG ATTCTATGATCAATTGCCACTGTATGATATACTGAACCTATTTCAAAAGGGTCATAGCCATATGGGTGTAGTTGTTAGAAAACAAGACGTGAAAGATATGTCAGATGCTACTTCCAATTCTGCAATATCTGTGGTAAAGGCGAATGGAATAGCAAAACCCGAACAATCAGAAAGAAAAG GGGCGAATCATCAGCACCGtagaaaagaacaaaagaaaacatCAAAGAACACATCCATTGTGCATTCAACCAAAACTGGAACTCATAATCTTCAAATGATTGATGCCATGGAGCTAGGAAAAAATGTAATTTTGCATCACGAAGAGGATACTGTTCTGCAGATACCTGATCTAGATTCTTGTCTAGATCCCAATGAAGAAATTATTGGTATAATCACAATGGAGGACGTTATGGAGGAATTGCTGCAG GAGGAAATATATGACGAGACTGACGATTATGTTGACGTACACAACAA GATACAAATCAATATGTTATCTGCCATAAGATCATCTCCAAAATCTACTGGAACCACATTAGTTTCACACCGAAGTTGGAGTCCAGGAGCATCATCACCTCTTTCTTATCACAATACTCCAATCTTGCAATCTCCTACACAATCATTTGTTCCATCACCCTTAATACGACCATCTCTTTTAAGCTCTCCTATGAAATCCAGATTAGCTTCTCCCTCTATATTCTCAGGTAGTCCTACACATACTTCTCCACTGAAGCAAGCATCAGGCATTTCATATGAGAAGCTGAGACATTGA
- the LOC110784099 gene encoding DUF21 domain-containing protein At2g14520 isoform X4, producing the protein MSLSLVDLEVLAKSGQPNDRRNAEKILPLVKNQHLLLCTLLIYNAMAMEALPIFLDALLPAWASVVISVTLILAFGEIIPQSICSQYGLSVGAKLSVLVRVLVVLLLPISYPISKLLDCLLGKGHSALLRRSELKTFVDLHANEAGKGGELTHDETTIIGGALDLTTKTAKDVMTNLSKVFSLDIDAKLDMDTMELIMSKGHSRVPIYSGSPSNIIGLILVKNLVICRPEDETPIRNLTIRKISRFYDQLPLYDILNLFQKGHSHMGVVVRKQDVKDMSDATSNSAISVVKANGIAKPEQSERKGANHQHRRKEQKKTSKNTSIVHSTKTGTHNLQMIDAMELGKNVILHHEEDTVLQIPDLDSCLDPNEEIIGIITMEDVMEELLQEEIYDETDDYVDVHNKIQINMLSAIRSSPKSTGTTLVSHRSWSPGASSPLSYHNTPILQSPTQSFVPSPLIRPSLLSSPMKSRLASPSIFSGSPTHTSPLKQASGISYEKLRH; encoded by the exons ATGTCCCTCAGCCTAGTTGATCTTGAGGTTCTTGCAAAGTCTGGCCAGCCCAATGACAGGAGAAATGCAG AAAAGATTTTGCCTCTTGTTAAAAATCAGCACTTGCTACTCTGTACCCTACTCATATATAATGCCATGGCCATGGAG GCTTTGCCAATTTTCCTTGATGCGCTTCTCCCTGCATGGGCTTCCGTAGTGATATCAGTCACTCTTATACTTGCGTTTGGTGAG ATCATACCCCAATCCATTTGCTCTCAGTATGGATTAAGCGTGGGTGCAAAACTTTCTGTTTTGGTCCGTGTACTTGTCGTTCTACTACTGCCCATTTCTTATCCTATTAGCAAG CTGTTAGACTGCTTGCTAGGCAAAGGCCATTCTGCTTTGCTGAGACGCTCAGAGCTGAAAACTTTTGTGGACCTACATGCCAACGAG GCAGGTAAAGGTGGCGAGTTGACCCATGATGAAACTACTATCATCGGTGGAGCTTTGGATTTAACAACAAAGACTGCTAAAGATGTTATGACAAACCTGTCTAAAGTATTTTCCCTTGATATAGATGCTAAACTTGACAT GGACACAATGGAGCTGATAATGAGCAAGGGGCATAGTCGAGTTCCTATATACTCTGGAAGCCCTTCAAATATCATAGGTCTTATATTG GTAAAAAATTTGGTTATTTGCCGCCCTGAAGATGAAACTCCAATAAGAAATCTTACTATTAGAAAGATCTCCAG ATTCTATGATCAATTGCCACTGTATGATATACTGAACCTATTTCAAAAGGGTCATAGCCATATGGGTGTAGTTGTTAGAAAACAAGACGTGAAAGATATGTCAGATGCTACTTCCAATTCTGCAATATCTGTGGTAAAGGCGAATGGAATAGCAAAACCCGAACAATCAGAAAGAAAAG GGGCGAATCATCAGCACCGtagaaaagaacaaaagaaaacatCAAAGAACACATCCATTGTGCATTCAACCAAAACTGGAACTCATAATCTTCAAATGATTGATGCCATGGAGCTAGGAAAAAATGTAATTTTGCATCACGAAGAGGATACTGTTCTGCAGATACCTGATCTAGATTCTTGTCTAGATCCCAATGAAGAAATTATTGGTATAATCACAATGGAGGACGTTATGGAGGAATTGCTGCAG GAGGAAATATATGACGAGACTGACGATTATGTTGACGTACACAACAA GATACAAATCAATATGTTATCTGCCATAAGATCATCTCCAAAATCTACTGGAACCACATTAGTTTCACACCGAAGTTGGAGTCCAGGAGCATCATCACCTCTTTCTTATCACAATACTCCAATCTTGCAATCTCCTACACAATCATTTGTTCCATCACCCTTAATACGACCATCTCTTTTAAGCTCTCCTATGAAATCCAGATTAGCTTCTCCCTCTATATTCTCAGGTAGTCCTACACATACTTCTCCACTGAAGCAAGCATCAGGCATTTCATATGAGAAGCTGAGACATTGA